Proteins found in one Nitrosopumilus maritimus SCM1 genomic segment:
- a CDS encoding isopentenyl phosphate kinase, which translates to MILIKLGGSIITNKEKPLSARRKTIDNLAKSLKKIQEPIIIVHGGGSYGHYWSVKYDMHTKERKYDLRGVSIVKNSMIELNKIILDSFLKNKLKPYCLPPTDFMTGNKPIPKKVKEIEKISKSGLIPVTFGDALWYGQNKTFILSGDKIMTHLAKILKPKLCIFALNEDGVYSDLKSKKLIHELKGERPSISENKMDVTGGMTRKIEEASKISKMGMNVFFVNGNKPERIVKAVKNRKFEGTLFRGK; encoded by the coding sequence ATGATTCTAATAAAATTAGGTGGTTCAATTATTACAAATAAGGAAAAACCACTGTCAGCAAGAAGAAAGACAATAGATAATCTTGCAAAGAGTCTAAAAAAGATCCAAGAGCCAATAATAATAGTTCACGGAGGAGGATCCTATGGACATTATTGGTCTGTTAAGTATGACATGCACACTAAAGAAAGAAAATACGATTTGAGAGGAGTTTCAATTGTAAAAAATTCCATGATTGAACTAAACAAGATAATTTTAGATTCATTTCTAAAAAATAAATTAAAACCATACTGTCTACCACCCACAGATTTCATGACAGGGAACAAACCAATACCAAAAAAAGTAAAAGAAATTGAAAAAATCTCAAAATCAGGCTTGATTCCAGTCACTTTTGGAGATGCATTATGGTATGGACAAAACAAGACATTCATTTTATCAGGAGATAAAATAATGACACATCTTGCAAAAATTCTAAAACCCAAACTTTGTATTTTTGCATTAAATGAGGACGGAGTGTATTCAGATCTTAAATCTAAAAAATTAATTCACGAATTAAAAGGAGAACGTCCATCAATTTCTGAAAATAAAATGGATGTAACAGGAGGAATGACTAGAAAAATAGAAGAGGCATCAAAAATTTCAAAGATGGGAATGAATGTATTTTTTGTCAATGGGAACAAACCTGAAAGAATAGTGAAAGCGGTTAAAAATAGGAAATTTGAAGGAACATTGTTCAGAGGGAAATAA
- a CDS encoding GNAT family N-acetyltransferase yields MIRNAKPSDKSQVLKFCQNTFSWGDYVEHVWDYWLNEDLLFVYEKQFPVGICHAFFSKNQIWIEGIRVDSNFRKQKIASELVSHVESIGQKNNALFSFMLIDVENSISLSMAKSLKYQLLEIWNFYSLEPKKNSNFDIIFAKSLDASLYPHYVKSWRWLPIDNTIVSELVQQNKIIQSQINGEVSTAILSDSEHFDNTLIVTLFSGSEKTSLQIILFLQNYAIENNYNRIQILSTEKLFDLEFLDHKLSFHLLRKTLD; encoded by the coding sequence ATGATTAGAAATGCAAAACCTTCTGACAAATCTCAAGTTTTGAAATTTTGCCAAAATACTTTTTCTTGGGGTGATTATGTAGAACATGTTTGGGATTATTGGTTAAATGAGGATTTGCTATTTGTTTATGAAAAACAATTTCCTGTTGGTATTTGTCATGCATTTTTTTCAAAGAACCAAATATGGATTGAAGGAATTAGGGTAGACTCAAATTTTCGAAAACAGAAAATCGCATCTGAACTTGTAAGTCATGTTGAATCGATAGGACAAAAAAATAATGCATTATTTTCATTCATGCTGATAGATGTTGAAAATTCAATTTCGCTTTCTATGGCTAAATCTCTTAAATATCAACTCTTAGAAATCTGGAATTTTTATTCACTTGAGCCTAAAAAAAACTCTAATTTTGATATCATCTTTGCAAAATCTTTAGATGCTTCTCTTTACCCTCATTACGTAAAGTCGTGGAGATGGCTTCCAATTGATAATACAATAGTGTCTGAACTTGTACAACAAAATAAAATAATTCAATCACAAATTAATGGTGAAGTTTCCACTGCAATTCTTTCTGATTCTGAGCATTTTGATAATACACTGATTGTTACGTTATTTTCAGGCTCAGAAAAAACATCTTTACAAATAATCTTGTTCTTACAAAACTATGCTATAGAAAATAACTATAATCGAATTCAAATATTGAGTACAGAAAAATTATTTGATTTAGAATTTTTAGATCATAAGCTTTCTTTTCATTTGTTGAGAAAAACTCTAGATTGA
- a CDS encoding fumarylacetoacetate hydrolase family protein, which translates to MKIARLVHENNETYGFVKEDKVATKDEITYLTGVPIPHNVKDFLFDGWFDEIKNKIQDLPYEENLSKFKLLAPIPNPNKIICLAFNYVDHAKEQGLTAPEDPAIVIKPRTALNGNNANIECPDFVTQLDYEVELALIIGKNCKNISVEEAQNVVFGYMVFNDVSARDIQFKDKQFTRGKSFDSFAPCGPWITTADEIQEPQNLKLTTKINGELRQNSSTSNMFIKIPEIISKISKVMTLEKGDIISTGTPAGVMLNKPNAIFLKDGDKVEMEIEGLGVLNNTIKVIKSI; encoded by the coding sequence ATGAAAATAGCACGATTAGTACATGAGAATAACGAAACGTATGGATTTGTTAAAGAAGATAAAGTTGCAACAAAAGACGAGATAACATACCTGACAGGTGTTCCAATTCCACACAATGTCAAAGATTTTCTTTTTGATGGATGGTTTGATGAAATTAAAAATAAAATACAAGATTTGCCTTATGAAGAAAATCTCTCTAAATTCAAATTATTAGCACCGATTCCAAATCCCAATAAGATAATTTGTTTAGCATTCAACTATGTAGATCATGCAAAAGAACAGGGATTAACAGCACCAGAGGATCCTGCCATTGTCATAAAACCAAGAACTGCCCTTAATGGAAATAATGCCAATATTGAATGCCCAGATTTTGTTACACAGTTAGATTATGAGGTTGAATTAGCCTTGATAATTGGGAAAAATTGTAAAAATATCAGTGTCGAAGAAGCACAAAATGTAGTTTTTGGATACATGGTATTCAATGATGTGTCAGCCAGAGACATTCAGTTTAAAGACAAACAATTCACTAGAGGGAAAAGCTTTGATTCATTTGCACCATGCGGACCATGGATCACAACTGCAGATGAAATTCAAGAACCGCAAAATTTGAAATTAACAACCAAAATCAATGGAGAACTAAGACAGAATTCTTCTACAAGCAACATGTTTATCAAAATACCTGAAATAATTTCAAAAATCTCAAAAGTAATGACATTAGAGAAGGGAGACATTATTTCTACAGGAACACCTGCAGGAGTTATGTTAAACAAACCAAATGCAATCTTCTTAAAAGATGGGGACAAGGTGGAGATGGAGATTGAAGGTTTGGGAGTTTTAAACAATACAATTAAAGTTATAAAATCAATCTAG
- a CDS encoding Rieske (2Fe-2S) protein, which translates to MGKIIAGKISDIPPGKMIKVSIDGRDILVANIDGEYCATDDSCTHSGASLSEGKLDGCVVTCGWHAAEFDCKTGKLVKFPAKIRDLTSYNVTVESDSVFVEM; encoded by the coding sequence ATGGGAAAAATTATTGCAGGAAAAATATCAGATATTCCTCCTGGAAAAATGATCAAGGTATCTATTGACGGAAGAGACATACTCGTTGCAAATATCGACGGAGAGTATTGTGCAACAGATGACTCGTGTACTCATTCTGGTGCAAGTCTTTCAGAGGGAAAATTAGACGGCTGTGTTGTTACATGTGGATGGCATGCTGCAGAGTTTGATTGTAAAACAGGAAAACTAGTAAAATTTCCAGCAAAAATTAGAGATTTAACATCATACAACGTGACAGTTGAATCAGATAGCGTATTTGTAGAGATGTAA
- a CDS encoding magnesium transporter CorA family protein: MRKGFISNRLRSGRKNIEDSIEKKIETIHAEKFVWIDLQNPDREEVEELAEKYNFNALNIEDCMTKFELPKLDSYDDHFFVILHFPPLTQKLGISKNSQLSIFVGKDFLVTVHQGDLKPLVELVDICKSNSDEQRKNRILQKSSGLLLHEIIDVLVDDLLHTSRKIIANLDEIEDRVFDETKPVARSIALLRREINRLRRIANPLKKFVLEITKNVKKFTERNEEDLSLYYDDIIDHIDKVIETLEESRETMEIYKDTDFVLSTEKTNKVLAVLTIIFTLAIPATVIGTFYGMNVNLPGGVDENPMFLGPFTTFIIVILASAIPAIMMFTYFKKLGWINN, from the coding sequence ATGAGAAAAGGATTCATCTCAAATAGATTACGCTCAGGTAGGAAGAATATAGAGGATTCTATTGAGAAAAAAATTGAAACAATACATGCAGAGAAATTTGTATGGATTGATCTACAGAATCCAGATAGAGAAGAAGTTGAAGAATTGGCTGAAAAGTACAATTTCAATGCTTTAAACATTGAAGACTGTATGACAAAATTCGAACTTCCAAAATTAGACAGTTATGATGATCATTTCTTTGTAATTCTTCACTTTCCACCACTTACTCAGAAATTAGGAATTTCAAAAAATAGTCAATTATCAATATTTGTAGGAAAAGACTTCTTGGTAACAGTTCATCAAGGGGATCTCAAACCACTTGTAGAGTTAGTAGATATTTGTAAATCAAATTCAGATGAACAAAGAAAAAATAGAATATTACAAAAATCATCAGGATTATTGCTTCACGAAATCATAGATGTGTTAGTAGACGACCTTTTACATACTTCAAGAAAGATCATTGCAAATCTAGATGAAATTGAAGATAGAGTATTTGATGAAACAAAACCAGTAGCAAGAAGCATTGCATTACTTAGACGAGAAATTAACAGACTAAGAAGAATAGCCAATCCATTAAAGAAATTTGTATTAGAAATTACAAAAAATGTAAAAAAATTTACTGAAAGAAATGAAGAAGATCTTTCATTGTATTATGATGATATTATAGATCATATTGATAAAGTAATTGAAACACTTGAAGAGTCAAGAGAAACAATGGAAATTTACAAAGATACTGATTTTGTACTAAGTACAGAAAAAACAAACAAGGTATTGGCAGTATTGACAATAATATTCACACTGGCAATACCAGCAACAGTAATTGGGACATTTTATGGAATGAACGTAAATTTGCCAGGAGGAGTTGATGAAAATCCAATGTTCTTAGGTCCATTTACAACTTTCATAATTGTAATTCTTGCATCAGCAATCCCTGCAATTATGATGTTTACATACTTCAAGAAATTAGGTTGGATCAACAACTAG
- a CDS encoding polyprenyl synthetase family protein, which produces MKKTKQIEKNAKTVNKYLKSKLKGNPKKLYDAAGHLIVHGGKRLRPYMVIRSCQILGGKSSNAMPAASAVEMVHNFTLVHDDIMDNDEMRHGVPTTHRKYGMPIAILAGDVLFSKAYQVISDTKLSPTATTHLISRLAKACVDVCEGQLLDVKMAEEKKIPTQSQYITMIGKKTAALFDVSCAMGAICATNKGKDISNLSSFGRNLGIAFQITDDLIGVMGDPKITKKPVGNDLREGKKSLPILMAIKLAKGKDKKIILKAFGNSKISRNDLNKAVDVIRSLGIEDSVRRQALKYAEKAEKSLSKYSGSAKTELIALLDFVVKRSV; this is translated from the coding sequence ATGAAAAAAACTAAACAAATTGAAAAAAATGCAAAAACTGTAAACAAGTATCTTAAATCAAAACTAAAAGGTAATCCAAAAAAACTCTATGATGCTGCAGGTCATCTTATAGTTCATGGAGGAAAAAGACTCAGGCCATACATGGTAATTAGAAGTTGTCAAATTTTGGGAGGAAAATCTTCCAATGCAATGCCAGCAGCTAGTGCAGTGGAAATGGTTCATAATTTTACTTTAGTTCACGATGACATTATGGATAATGATGAAATGCGTCACGGAGTTCCAACCACACATAGAAAATACGGCATGCCGATTGCAATTCTTGCAGGAGATGTGTTATTTTCAAAAGCATATCAAGTAATTTCAGATACAAAATTATCACCAACTGCAACAACACATCTTATCTCACGACTTGCAAAAGCATGTGTAGATGTTTGTGAGGGACAACTACTTGATGTCAAAATGGCTGAAGAAAAAAAAATTCCTACACAATCGCAATACATTACAATGATTGGAAAGAAAACTGCAGCATTGTTTGATGTATCCTGTGCAATGGGAGCAATATGTGCTACAAATAAAGGCAAAGACATTTCAAATCTTTCATCATTTGGAAGAAACCTAGGAATTGCATTTCAAATTACTGATGACTTGATTGGTGTGATGGGAGATCCAAAAATTACAAAAAAACCAGTAGGTAATGATCTTCGAGAAGGTAAAAAATCACTTCCAATACTAATGGCAATAAAGCTCGCAAAAGGCAAAGATAAAAAAATTATTTTAAAGGCATTTGGAAATTCAAAAATTTCAAGAAATGATCTGAACAAGGCAGTAGATGTAATTCGTTCTCTTGGTATTGAAGACAGTGTCAGGAGACAGGCACTAAAATACGCTGAAAAAGCCGAAAAATCACTCTCAAAATACTCTGGTTCAGCAAAAACTGAACTTATTGCATTATTAGATTTTGTAGTTAAGAGAAGTGTCTAG
- a CDS encoding SAM-dependent methyltransferase: protein MRIDEYLDTLPENLLNGEDVQLPEKSLRSIFKFVKLTKDDIFYHLGCSDEKGIEIAVKEFQVEKAVGIDNNCEKIENAKKNLEEKQTKAELRCQDILDSDISDATVILFWFTDENITNQMLKKFEELKSDTRIITIWGPLPDCIPDKVDFPYIVNKVPFTKAKNMQEQLLAVFGVKCVDFVTAWEFAERYTKAIGSPEIKNDRFLTIIQTLVIWINAKKLGVACGEEIPESIQTYIKLMKMNFDIDFEPMLKE from the coding sequence TTGAGAATTGATGAGTATTTAGATACATTACCAGAAAATTTACTGAACGGGGAGGATGTTCAACTACCAGAAAAGTCTCTAAGAAGCATTTTCAAATTTGTAAAATTGACAAAAGATGATATTTTTTATCATCTAGGATGTAGTGATGAAAAAGGAATAGAGATAGCAGTAAAAGAATTCCAAGTAGAAAAAGCAGTAGGAATAGACAATAATTGTGAAAAAATTGAAAATGCAAAAAAAAATCTTGAAGAAAAACAAACCAAAGCTGAATTAAGATGTCAAGATATTTTGGATTCAGACATTTCTGATGCAACAGTAATTTTGTTTTGGTTTACAGATGAAAATATTACAAATCAAATGTTAAAAAAATTTGAAGAATTAAAATCAGATACAAGAATAATTACTATTTGGGGGCCATTACCAGATTGCATTCCAGATAAAGTAGACTTTCCATACATCGTAAACAAAGTACCATTTACAAAAGCAAAGAATATGCAAGAACAGTTGCTAGCAGTGTTTGGTGTAAAATGTGTAGATTTTGTTACAGCGTGGGAATTTGCAGAAAGATACACAAAAGCAATTGGTTCACCTGAAATCAAAAACGATCGATTTCTCACAATTATTCAAACTCTAGTAATCTGGATCAATGCAAAAAAATTAGGAGTTGCTTGCGGAGAAGAGATTCCAGAGTCAATTCAGACATACATTAAACTCATGAAAATGAATTTTGACATAGATTTTGAACCCATGTTAAAAGAATAA
- a CDS encoding UPF0147 family protein, which produces MADEQQNKESMKEAIETLNQIIGSNSTPKTIKKSITDLIADLNNEEYSLSVRAANTISLLDDVTQDPNMPSYVRTQLWQAVSKLESIRE; this is translated from the coding sequence ATGGCAGACGAGCAACAAAACAAAGAATCAATGAAAGAAGCAATTGAAACACTAAATCAGATTATTGGCAGTAACTCAACCCCAAAAACAATAAAAAAATCTATTACTGATTTGATTGCTGATTTGAATAATGAAGAATATTCGTTGTCAGTGAGAGCTGCAAATACAATTAGCTTGCTTGATGATGTAACACAAGACCCCAATATGCCATCATATGTTAGAACCCAATTATGGCAAGCAGTTTCCAAATTAGAAAGCATAAGAGAATAA
- a CDS encoding glutamate--tRNA ligase, translating into MDEEIKHEIRKMALQNAFEHGGQTQDKIILGKILGTKPEFRTKVKEISGEISEIVASVNQLSPEEQQKEMEEKFPEALAPKEKIEEREGLPELKDAIQGKVVTRFPPEPNGYPHIGHAKAAIINSEYAKMYGGKFILRMDDTNPEAERMEYHAAIKVGLEWLGIEFDQVKSTSDDMEVFYEKGIELINSGKAYVCTCKREDISQNRRERKACKCSMEDVGKNNKNWEKMQNKFKPGEAIVRFRGDMKADNAVMRDPVLLRIIDEKHYTVGDKYRIWPSYDFAVAIEDSIDGVTHAFRSKEFELRKELIDAILDALGMRKPQQGFFSRLEFKGMPISKRIIKPLIEEGKVSWYDDPRLPTLEALRRRGIKPEAIRKFIMSLGLTKANTLAPFDALEAFNRKFVDADSMRLFMVKNAKKLKIKNLQSTIVEVPNHPINDLGKRKIEITEDFYISGDDSEAIKEQSTIRLLGLGNVKITKIGNELEGEFERDGDSSNILKIQWVPQKTAHEIKMIIPKILFNDEEFNEDSLEELDVYTEPQYLQLKEGEEIQFVRFGYCRKDSQNQAIFTHK; encoded by the coding sequence ATGGATGAAGAAATAAAACACGAGATTAGAAAAATGGCTCTTCAGAATGCTTTTGAGCATGGAGGGCAAACTCAGGATAAAATAATTTTAGGGAAAATTCTTGGAACAAAACCAGAATTTAGAACAAAAGTAAAAGAAATTTCAGGAGAGATTTCAGAAATTGTTGCATCAGTAAATCAACTATCACCAGAAGAACAACAAAAAGAGATGGAAGAGAAATTCCCAGAAGCATTAGCACCTAAAGAAAAAATAGAAGAAAGGGAAGGATTACCAGAACTGAAAGATGCAATACAAGGAAAAGTTGTTACACGATTTCCTCCAGAACCTAATGGTTATCCACACATAGGACATGCAAAAGCTGCAATAATTAATTCAGAATATGCAAAGATGTATGGAGGAAAATTTATACTCAGAATGGATGATACTAATCCTGAAGCTGAAAGAATGGAGTATCATGCTGCAATCAAAGTAGGGTTAGAATGGTTGGGAATTGAATTTGATCAAGTAAAAAGTACTTCTGATGACATGGAAGTATTTTATGAAAAAGGAATTGAATTAATTAATTCTGGTAAAGCATATGTTTGTACTTGTAAAAGAGAAGACATTAGTCAAAATCGTAGAGAAAGAAAAGCTTGCAAATGCAGTATGGAAGATGTTGGGAAGAACAACAAAAATTGGGAAAAGATGCAAAACAAGTTCAAACCAGGTGAAGCAATAGTTAGATTTCGTGGAGATATGAAAGCAGATAATGCAGTTATGAGAGATCCCGTACTATTACGAATCATTGATGAAAAACATTACACAGTAGGTGACAAATACAGAATTTGGCCTAGTTATGATTTTGCAGTGGCAATTGAAGATAGCATAGATGGTGTCACACACGCATTTCGTTCAAAAGAATTTGAGTTGAGAAAAGAACTCATAGATGCAATTTTAGATGCACTAGGCATGAGAAAACCTCAACAAGGTTTTTTTTCCAGGCTCGAATTCAAAGGAATGCCCATATCAAAGAGAATAATCAAGCCCCTAATTGAAGAAGGTAAAGTTTCATGGTATGATGATCCTAGACTTCCAACTCTAGAGGCACTAAGAAGAAGAGGAATCAAACCTGAGGCAATTAGAAAATTTATCATGTCTTTGGGACTAACAAAAGCAAATACACTTGCACCATTTGATGCTCTTGAGGCATTCAATAGGAAATTTGTAGATGCAGATAGTATGCGATTGTTTATGGTTAAAAATGCTAAAAAATTGAAAATAAAAAATTTGCAATCAACAATAGTTGAAGTTCCTAATCATCCAATAAATGATTTGGGTAAAAGAAAAATCGAAATCACTGAAGATTTTTACATTTCTGGAGACGATTCAGAAGCAATCAAAGAACAATCAACAATCAGACTTTTAGGATTAGGTAATGTCAAGATTACAAAAATCGGTAATGAATTAGAAGGAGAGTTTGAGAGAGATGGAGATTCATCAAATATATTGAAAATTCAATGGGTTCCACAAAAAACAGCACATGAAATTAAAATGATTATTCCAAAAATTTTATTCAATGATGAAGAATTTAATGAAGATAGTTTAGAAGAATTAGACGTTTATACAGAACCCCAGTATCTTCAATTAAAGGAAGGAGAAGAAATTCAATTTGTTAGGTTTGGATATTGTAGAAAAGATTCACAGAATCAGGCAATTTTTACACACAAGTGA
- the idi gene encoding isopentenyl-diphosphate Delta-isomerase, producing the protein MAEEFVILVDENDNPIGKEEKVKCHLPNGKLHRAFTALLFDDSGRLVLTRRAKEKMLWPGDWDGTFASHPRESETYVSSGERRMPEELGIEGKLDYLHKFEYHVPYKDVGSENEICGTLIGVIDKSTELKEIEGEIDEIKWSSADELLSEIKTKPEIYCPWMLIALELLEKSDKSVLEKHANILSTWMTNEVHEGLQNAIKTHLPEEKWRLVNEKN; encoded by the coding sequence ATGGCTGAAGAATTTGTTATCTTAGTAGATGAAAACGATAATCCGATTGGAAAAGAAGAGAAAGTAAAATGTCATTTGCCAAATGGAAAACTACACAGAGCATTTACTGCATTATTGTTTGATGATAGTGGAAGACTGGTACTAACAAGAAGGGCAAAAGAAAAAATGTTATGGCCAGGAGATTGGGATGGAACATTTGCAAGCCATCCTAGAGAATCAGAAACTTATGTCTCATCAGGTGAAAGAAGAATGCCTGAAGAATTAGGTATTGAAGGAAAATTAGATTATTTACACAAATTCGAATATCATGTGCCATACAAAGATGTAGGTTCAGAAAATGAAATTTGTGGAACATTAATTGGAGTAATTGACAAATCGACAGAACTAAAAGAGATTGAAGGCGAGATAGACGAAATAAAATGGAGTTCAGCTGATGAATTACTTTCAGAAATCAAAACAAAACCTGAAATTTATTGTCCATGGATGTTAATTGCATTAGAATTACTTGAAAAATCAGATAAATCTGTGCTTGAAAAACATGCAAATATCTTATCTACATGGATGACGAATGAGGTTCATGAAGGATTGCAAAATGCAATCAAAACACATTTGCCAGAAGAAAAATGGAGATTAGTAAATGAAAAAAACTAA